From the Hyphomicrobiaceae bacterium genome, the window CGCCCTGCTTTCCATCGTCTATCCTCGCAATTTCCGTGGCTGAAGCGCCGATGACCGCGTCCTCTCACAATCCGGACCTCGCCCGGACGGCTGACCGGCTGAGCCTTACGACACCGGCGGGGTTGCAGGCAAACGCCAAGCTCGCCCGCCGCCGCCTTGGCCTTCTGGTGACCTGTGTCGCGATATGGGCGGCGCTGGGGGGGTGGTTTGCAAGCATCGTCTCATCGGGCGGATGGACTTTGATCGATTGCGTGCTGCTGATCTGCTTCCTGGTTGGCACACCCTGGGCCGTCTTGGGTCTGTGCAACGCGGCTGTCGGACTTTGGTTGCGCCATGGAGCGCGCGATGGTCTGACCGAGGCTGCGCCGTTCCTGTCTCTCACGCGCGAACAAGTGTGCGAGCCCGTAAGAATTAGAACCGCCGTTCTAATGACGGTGCGAAATGAAGATCCTGAGCGCGCGCTACGACGTCTGCAGACCGTTAAGCAAAGTTTGGATGCGACGGGCGAAGGCGGCAACTTTGCCTACTTTGTTCTCAGCGATACCCAAATGCCAGACGTTGCCGCGCGAGAAGAAGCCGCTGTTTCGCGTTGGCAGGCAGCTGAAGGCGAAGGCGGGCAGATCGTCTATCGCCGGCGCGCCCACAACACCGGCTTCAAGGCTGGAAACGTGCGTGACTTCTGCGAGACTTACGGACGCAATTTTGAGCTGATGCTTCCACTCGATGCCGATAGCTTGATGACGGGTCACGCGGTGGTCGAGCTGGTTCGCATCATGCAGGCCCATCGCAAGATCGGAATTCTGCAAAGTTTGGTAGTGGGTATGCCTTCGTCATCTCCATTTGCCCGATTGTTCCAGTTCGGAATGCGCTTTGGTATGCGCAGCTACACTTTGGGCCAGGCTTGGTGGGTAGGAGATTGCGGACCCTTCTGGGGGCATAATGCGCTCGTGCGTATTGCGCCTTTCACCGAGCATTGTCGGCTTCCTCTGCTTCCCGGTGATCCGCCCCTGGGTGGGCATGTTCTCTCCCACGATCAAGTCGAAGCGACATTAATGCGTCGCGCCGGCTTCGAAGTGCGCGTGATGCCTATCGAGCGCGGATCTTATGAGGAGAATCCGCCTGACGTGCTTGAGTTCATCCACCGCGATGTGCGCTGGTGCCAGGGAAACATGCAGTATCTGAAATTGCTTGGAACGCCAGGGCTGCATCCGGTCAGTCGCTTTCAGCTGGTGTGGGCCATTTTGATGTTCATAGGCGTGCCGGCCTGGACGGTAATGATCGCGCTTTCACCATTTGCCGCGCATGAGGCAATGCAGCAGCCGAGCTTTCCTGCGACAAGCGCGAAGGCACTCTATGTCACCTATCTGCTGATCTATCTCACGCCGAAACTTGCCGGGCTTATGGATGCAGCTTTGACGAAGGGAGAGGTTGCACGATTTGGCGGAGCGCTGCGCTTTTGGAGCGGCGGCGCGATGGAAATCGTTTTTTCGTTTCTGCAAGGCGCGGTCTCCACGATTCGAACCAGCATCTTCATGACCGGACTCTTGTTGGGCAGGTCAATCGTGTGGAGCGGCCAGAACCGCGATGCGAAAGGCATCAGATGGGCAACGGCAACGCGTGCGCTCTGGCCGCAAACGTTGTTTGGTGTCGTGGTTATGAGCGCACTCTATGCCGCCTCACCGCCCACCCTGCTGTGGAGTTTGCCCCTCACCGCAGGGTATATTCTGGCCATTCCCTTTGCAGTCGCCACTGCGAACCCGAAGCTGGGTCACTTCATGCGACACCATCTCATTGCGGCTATTCCAGAAG encodes:
- the mdoH gene encoding glucans biosynthesis glucosyltransferase MdoH, translating into MTASSHNPDLARTADRLSLTTPAGLQANAKLARRRLGLLVTCVAIWAALGGWFASIVSSGGWTLIDCVLLICFLVGTPWAVLGLCNAAVGLWLRHGARDGLTEAAPFLSLTREQVCEPVRIRTAVLMTVRNEDPERALRRLQTVKQSLDATGEGGNFAYFVLSDTQMPDVAAREEAAVSRWQAAEGEGGQIVYRRRAHNTGFKAGNVRDFCETYGRNFELMLPLDADSLMTGHAVVELVRIMQAHRKIGILQSLVVGMPSSSPFARLFQFGMRFGMRSYTLGQAWWVGDCGPFWGHNALVRIAPFTEHCRLPLLPGDPPLGGHVLSHDQVEATLMRRAGFEVRVMPIERGSYEENPPDVLEFIHRDVRWCQGNMQYLKLLGTPGLHPVSRFQLVWAILMFIGVPAWTVMIALSPFAAHEAMQQPSFPATSAKALYVTYLLIYLTPKLAGLMDAALTKGEVARFGGALRFWSGGAMEIVFSFLQGAVSTIRTSIFMTGLLLGRSIVWSGQNRDAKGIRWATATRALWPQTLFGVVVMSALYAASPPTLLWSLPLTAGYILAIPFAVATANPKLGHFMRHHLIAAIPEEIAPVPEIVRVQSGREWAEVVRA